In a single window of the Tigriopus californicus strain San Diego chromosome 2, Tcal_SD_v2.1, whole genome shotgun sequence genome:
- the LOC131890473 gene encoding uncharacterized protein LOC131890473, whose product MLNYVCFTAGKELLRVMSINESSQINSKTRFIETRPIRTNAWTFSNVEFRFEFNMKSHVFVLGIVMLLTMSGSGHSTFGKRKNPIHHMMRPIHYVMRPLHQGMRVIMSPLEYMGNSLMKGMHHMTSGHNYGAPKPSYNAPKPTYGASKPTYGAPKPSYNAPKPTYGASKPTYGAPKPSYNAPKPTYGASKPTYGAPKPSYNAPKPTYGAPKPTYHIAQPSYGPAKPTYGVPKPSYHAPESNYETHEPSHNVEASKPSYKAHQPSYQSPELSHGSSGTTYYKVPDHSELHSNSIETHKPTPSVTTYYKPITSHPHPSTSPAYVAPTYVSSTAFKSSGSSSSVHHSSKPSFAKSHGSSSVTSNEIDSYGSPHSSPLLAKV is encoded by the exons ATGCTGAACTATGTTTGTTTTACCGCCGGGAAAGAACTATTACGTGTCATGTCAATAAACGAATCGTCTCAGATCAATTCCAAAACACGATTCATAGAGACCAGACCTATCCGAACGAACGCTTGGACGTTTAGTAACGTGGAATTCCGATTTGAGTTCAAC ATGAAATCTCATGTGTTTGTCCTGGGCATTGTGATGCTCCTGACCATGTCGGGAAGTGGGCATTCCacttttggaaagcgaaaaaatccaattcatCACATGATGAGACCGATTCATTATGTCATGAGGCCCCTCCATCAAGGAATGCGAGTCATCATGAGCCCATTGGAGTACATGGGGAACAGTTTGATGAAGGGAATGCATCACATGACATCAGGCCACAACTATGGAGCACCCAAGCCATCTTATAATGCTCCTAAGCCCACCTATGGCGCTTCTAAACCCACTTATGGAGCACCCAAGCCATCTTACAATGCTCCTAAGCCCACCTATGGCGCTTCTAAACCCACTTATGGAGCACCCAAGCCATCTTACAATGCTCCTAAGCCCACCTATGGCGCTTCTAAACCCACTTATGGAGCACCCAAGCCATCTTACAATGCTCCTAAACCCACCTATGGGGCACCCAAGCCTACCTATCATATCGCCCAGCCCAGTTACGGTCCGGCCAAACCCACTTATGGGGTTCCAAAGCCCAGTTATCACGCTCCTGAATCTAATTACGAGACCCATGAACCCAGCCATAATGTCGAAGCCTCTAAACCTAGTTACAAGGCACATCAGCCAAGCTATCAATCTCCGGAGCTGAGTCACGGATCCTCTGGCACCACTTATTATAAGGTTCCAGACCATTCTGAGTTGCACTCCAACTCCATTGAGACCCATAAACCAACTCCGTCTGTTACCACCTATTACAAACCCATCACCAGCCATCCTCATCCCTCAACCTCACCCGCCTATGTCGCTCCCACTTACGTTTCTTCTACTGCGTTCAAGTCCTCTGGGTCTTCTTCCTCTGTGCATCACTCCTCCAAACCTTCATTTGCCAAGAGTCACGGGTCAAGTTCCGTGACGTCAAATGAAATCGACTCTTACGGTTCGCCGCATTCGTCGCCATTGTTGGCTAAGGTATAA